A single region of the Massilia sp. erpn genome encodes:
- a CDS encoding NAD(P)-dependent alcohol dehydrogenase, with product MKAVELRSFTKDGLVLTERAEPAVGPHEVKVRVRAVSLNYRDHMVTSGMYGIPAEALPLVPVSDGAGEVVAVGAGVTRFKIGDRVTSMMTRDFISGELTPERQAAQNGGPLDGMLQEYAVLPEQALVAFPAHLSYEEAATLPIAALTAWNALTEGGAAPGRTVLLQGTGGVSLAALQLAKLFGARVIITTGKEERRARLLQLGADVVLNYKTSPDLAGEILAATDGRGVDMVIEVTGLSGMQTSLSALRLGGYIGFVGLLAGMGDAPDFTLPLLFKNARIRGVLTGSRDMYEDMLRAIGQHRLKPIVGEVFPLADFQRAFERYQSSAVFGKVVIRLD from the coding sequence ATGAAAGCAGTCGAATTGCGCAGCTTTACCAAGGATGGCCTGGTGCTGACCGAACGCGCCGAACCGGCCGTCGGCCCGCATGAGGTGAAGGTGCGCGTGCGCGCCGTTTCACTCAATTACCGCGACCATATGGTGACCAGCGGCATGTATGGCATTCCCGCCGAAGCCCTGCCCCTGGTGCCGGTCTCCGACGGTGCCGGCGAGGTGGTGGCGGTCGGCGCCGGCGTGACCCGTTTCAAGATCGGCGACCGCGTGACCAGCATGATGACGCGCGATTTCATCTCCGGCGAGCTGACGCCGGAACGCCAGGCCGCGCAGAACGGCGGCCCGCTGGACGGCATGCTGCAGGAATATGCGGTGCTGCCGGAACAGGCCCTGGTGGCCTTCCCGGCCCACCTGAGCTACGAGGAAGCGGCGACCCTGCCGATCGCCGCGCTGACCGCCTGGAATGCGCTGACCGAAGGCGGCGCTGCGCCGGGCCGCACGGTGCTGCTGCAAGGGACCGGCGGCGTGTCGCTGGCGGCGCTGCAGCTGGCCAAGCTGTTCGGCGCGCGCGTCATCATCACCACCGGCAAGGAAGAACGCCGCGCGCGCCTGCTGCAACTGGGCGCCGACGTGGTGCTGAACTATAAGACCAGCCCTGACCTGGCGGGTGAAATCCTGGCCGCCACCGATGGCCGCGGCGTCGATATGGTGATCGAGGTGACGGGCCTGAGCGGTATGCAAACCTCCCTCTCCGCGCTGCGCCTGGGCGGCTATATCGGTTTTGTCGGCCTGCTGGCCGGCATGGGTGACGCGCCCGATTTCACGCTGCCGCTGTTGTTCAAGAATGCGCGCATCCGCGGCGTACTGACCGGCAGCCGCGATATGTACGAGGACATGCTGCGCGCCATCGGCCAGCACCGGCTCAAGCCGATCGTGGGCGAGGTCTTCCCGCTGGCCGATTTCCAGCGCGCCTTCGAGCGCTACCAGAGCAGCGCGGTGTTCGGCAAAGTGGTGATCCGCCTGGATTGA
- a CDS encoding response regulator, which translates to MMTEAALASAAPLRVLLLDDDPFMLAMLGDILEEVDGDIDVRSERDARAALQALGKHRPELLICDLSMPDMDGIEFLRLTAESDFHGGVVLLSGMDQRILQAAEMLAMAQGLTILGACRKPLAAGELGDLVALARSLRQRPDRRQLDNKH; encoded by the coding sequence ATGATGACTGAAGCCGCACTGGCCAGCGCCGCCCCCTTGCGCGTCCTGCTGCTGGACGACGACCCGTTCATGCTCGCCATGCTGGGCGACATCCTGGAGGAGGTGGACGGCGACATCGATGTGCGCAGCGAACGCGATGCGCGCGCCGCCTTGCAGGCGTTGGGCAAGCACCGCCCCGAGCTGCTGATCTGCGACCTGTCGATGCCCGACATGGACGGCATCGAATTCCTGCGCCTGACCGCCGAAAGCGATTTCCACGGCGGCGTGGTACTGTTGTCGGGCATGGACCAGCGCATCCTGCAGGCGGCCGAAATGCTGGCCATGGCCCAGGGTTTGACCATCCTCGGCGCCTGCCGCAAGCCGCTGGCGGCCGGGGAACTGGGCGACCTGGTGGCGCTGGCGCGCAGCCTGCGCCAGCGTCCGGATCGGCGGCAATTAGATAATAAACACTAA
- a CDS encoding ABC transporter substrate-binding protein encodes MPALTSLSMRGAGRIRLLAALLAAPALALAASPASLHTETLADFRNGPLPASRSAAALELHLTTEHSPPASMLIEGRVGGRETDKLREMLERSDIPHSFDLLPWKRAYTLAQHAPHTCVYSTARTPERETLFKWVGPTDVSEWVLMGRADARLRLRSLDDARGLRIGTYNGDAREEYLQARGFHVEPVASDALNPQKLLLKRIDLWAVGMRTGSQLLAQQKLTGKIVPLLVFHRVKVYLACNPSVPDRLIERMNSSLDEMRQDGSFQRLDRKYEKWTTPN; translated from the coding sequence ATGCCTGCCTTGACCTCCCTCAGCATGCGCGGCGCCGGGCGGATACGCCTGCTGGCGGCCCTGCTGGCCGCGCCGGCCCTGGCGCTGGCGGCGTCGCCGGCCAGCCTGCACACCGAGACCCTGGCCGATTTCCGCAATGGCCCGCTGCCGGCCAGCCGCAGCGCCGCGGCGCTCGAACTGCACCTGACCACCGAGCATTCGCCGCCGGCCAGCATGCTGATCGAGGGCCGCGTCGGTGGGCGCGAAACCGACAAGCTGCGCGAGATGCTGGAGCGCAGCGACATCCCGCACAGCTTCGACCTGCTGCCGTGGAAGCGCGCCTACACCCTGGCCCAGCATGCGCCGCACACCTGCGTGTATTCGACCGCGCGCACGCCCGAGCGCGAAACCCTGTTCAAATGGGTGGGACCGACCGATGTCTCGGAATGGGTGCTGATGGGCCGCGCCGATGCGCGCCTGCGCCTGCGCAGCCTGGACGATGCGCGCGGCCTGCGCATCGGCACCTATAACGGCGACGCGCGCGAAGAATATCTGCAGGCGCGCGGCTTCCATGTCGAGCCGGTCGCCAGCGATGCGCTCAACCCGCAAAAACTGCTGCTCAAGCGCATCGACCTGTGGGCGGTCGGCATGCGCACCGGCAGCCAGCTGCTGGCCCAGCAAAAACTCACGGGCAAGATCGTGCCCCTGCTGGTTTTTCATCGCGTGAAAGTTTATCTGGCTTGCAATCCTTCTGTGCCGGACCGCTTGATCGAGCGCATGAATTCCAGCCTGGACGAGATGCGCCAGGACGGCAGTTTCCAGCGTCTGGATCGCAAGTATGAAAAATGGACAACGCCAAACTAA
- a CDS encoding glycosyltransferase family 39 protein, with translation MKPVRLPAAATLALPRWALYALGLLYILPGLIGREPWKNDDAASFGVMWTMAQGGWQDWLWPNVAGLSMPEEGPLAFWLGALGIKLFGWLLGDVLGARVATIGVFLLGTLSLWYATFNLGRRPEAQPLRLAFGGQPEPNDFGRTLADAAALIYLGCLGLLVHSHESTSEALQTSLLALTLYRAVRYMEKPSLRNAALIGLALGLMTLTRGWVTPAALLLALFLCGRFLALPVGRALRDLALAAATALLVTLPWLLAAVLSRPYGQEPLAAWAAWNLNQLALPGTYSLRAFLRVGVWFFWPAWPFALWAVYAWRRQSNLLHIVVPTAFVSIASLLALCHPNPEQGQFLMLLPPLAIMAAFGLLTMKRGAINAIDWFSVMVLTLCAAVLWIFWYAQLTGWPPRPAHNVLKLLPGFQPELHVLALLVAGAATAGWFALVHWRISRQPSVLWRAVVLSSGGLILIWILLMTLFLPHMNYSKSYATVAQQAAASVPAGTRCIDSNVGPAQRASFAYFGHLPFARVDGGNCPMLLWQDSTRGRSKKDLAAPPAPNWQLVWEGRRASDRSERFRLFRRVD, from the coding sequence ATGAAGCCAGTCCGTCTGCCTGCCGCCGCCACCCTTGCCCTGCCCCGCTGGGCCCTGTATGCCCTGGGCCTGCTGTACATCCTGCCGGGCCTGATCGGGCGCGAGCCGTGGAAGAACGACGACGCGGCCAGCTTCGGCGTGATGTGGACCATGGCCCAAGGCGGCTGGCAGGACTGGCTGTGGCCGAATGTGGCCGGCCTGTCCATGCCGGAGGAAGGGCCGCTGGCCTTCTGGCTGGGCGCCCTCGGCATCAAGCTGTTCGGCTGGCTGCTCGGCGATGTGCTGGGCGCGCGCGTGGCCACCATCGGCGTCTTCCTGCTCGGCACCCTGTCGCTGTGGTACGCCACCTTCAATCTGGGCCGCCGGCCCGAGGCCCAGCCGCTGCGCCTGGCCTTCGGCGGCCAGCCCGAACCCAACGATTTCGGCCGCACCCTGGCCGATGCCGCCGCCCTGATCTATCTGGGCTGCCTGGGCCTCCTGGTACACAGCCATGAATCGACCTCGGAGGCGCTGCAAACCTCGCTGCTGGCCCTGACCCTGTACCGCGCCGTGCGCTATATGGAAAAGCCCTCGCTGCGCAATGCGGCCCTGATCGGCCTGGCCCTGGGCCTGATGACGCTGACGCGCGGCTGGGTCACCCCGGCCGCCCTGCTGCTGGCCCTGTTCCTGTGCGGCCGCTTCCTGGCCCTACCCGTGGGCCGTGCCCTGCGCGATCTGGCGCTGGCCGCCGCCACCGCCCTGCTGGTGACCCTGCCCTGGCTGCTGGCGGCCGTCCTGAGCCGCCCCTACGGCCAGGAACCGCTGGCGGCATGGGCCGCCTGGAATCTGAACCAATTGGCCCTGCCCGGCACCTATTCGCTGCGCGCCTTCCTGCGCGTCGGCGTCTGGTTCTTCTGGCCGGCCTGGCCGTTCGCGCTGTGGGCCGTGTACGCCTGGCGCCGCCAGAGCAATCTGCTGCATATCGTGGTGCCGACCGCCTTCGTCAGCATCGCTTCGCTGCTGGCCCTGTGCCACCCGAATCCCGAACAGGGCCAGTTCCTGATGCTGCTGCCGCCGCTGGCCATCATGGCCGCCTTCGGCCTGCTGACCATGAAGCGCGGCGCCATCAACGCCATCGACTGGTTCTCGGTCATGGTGCTGACCCTGTGCGCCGCCGTGCTGTGGATCTTCTGGTATGCCCAGCTCACCGGCTGGCCGCCGCGTCCGGCGCATAATGTGCTCAAGCTGCTGCCCGGCTTCCAGCCCGAACTGCATGTGCTGGCCCTGCTGGTGGCGGGCGCCGCCACCGCCGGCTGGTTCGCCCTGGTGCACTGGCGCATCTCGCGCCAGCCTTCGGTGCTGTGGCGCGCCGTGGTGCTGTCCTCGGGCGGCCTGATTCTGATCTGGATTCTGCTGATGACCCTGTTCCTGCCGCATATGAACTACAGCAAGAGCTATGCGACGGTGGCGCAGCAGGCGGCGGCCAGCGTGCCGGCCGGCACGCGCTGCATCGACAGCAATGTGGGACCGGCGCAGCGCGCCTCCTTCGCCTATTTCGGCCACCTGCCCTTCGCCCGCGTCGACGGCGGCAACTGCCCCATGCTGCTGTGGCAGGACAGCACGCGCGGCCGCAGCAAAAAGGACCTGGCGGCACCGCCCGCGCCGAACTGGCAGTTGGTGTGGGAAGGCCGCCGCGCCTCCGACCGCAGCGAGCGTTTCCGCCTGTTCCGCCGCGTTGACTAA
- a CDS encoding APC family permease translates to MNNKKIREIILGKPLDPLKSETRHSMALVAFLAWVGLGADGLSSSAYGPEETFKALGAHTHLGLYMAIATALTVFIIALAYNQVIELFPTGGGGYRVASKLVGPYMGLISGCALILDYVLTIAISIASGVDALASFLPLGFQPYKLWAEAFFIAVLIVMNLRGLKEAIQILLPIFLGFVATHLILIVYGITAHASYLPDLMPTTIAETTNLAGSIGWAGVAGMLLLAYSQGGGTYTGLEAVSNNVNLLAEPRVRTGKVTMIYMALSLAVTAGGIILLYLLWDARPMPGETLNASTFKSIIASMNLGGPFVNQVVLVVVLAFEAGLLFVAANTGFLGGPSVLSNMAADSWVPHKFRYLSTRLVTQNGILVMGLAALAILFWTGGSVTLLVVLYSISVFLTFAISLFGLCLYWARNRKRDTPWLRRLLLSLLGFVICAGILAILLVERFAEGGWATVVIIGAIAALCFVIRRHYRETKRAIHSVDEVFATQPFGPNREAVEPDPDNQTAVFIVGTSRGGGLHALLWVQRMFPAHFKNFLFVNARTVDSHAYGGIGAMDQMREEAAETLEYFVDFCHSHSMAASSYLGFGTDAVDEVTRLCEQISEEFPNAIFFTSKLIFAKDNWLTRLLHNQAALAVQRRLHLEGLQMVILPMKV, encoded by the coding sequence ATGAATAATAAGAAGATCCGGGAAATCATCCTTGGCAAGCCGCTGGACCCGCTGAAGAGCGAAACGCGCCACTCGATGGCGTTGGTGGCCTTCCTGGCCTGGGTCGGTCTGGGCGCGGACGGTCTGTCCTCCTCGGCCTACGGCCCGGAGGAAACCTTCAAGGCGCTGGGCGCGCACACCCATCTCGGCCTGTATATGGCGATCGCCACCGCGCTCACGGTGTTCATCATCGCGCTGGCCTATAACCAGGTGATCGAACTGTTCCCCACCGGCGGCGGCGGCTACCGCGTGGCGAGCAAGCTGGTGGGACCGTATATGGGCCTGATCTCCGGCTGCGCCCTGATCCTCGACTACGTGCTGACCATCGCCATCTCGATCGCCTCCGGCGTCGATGCGCTGGCCTCCTTCCTGCCGCTCGGCTTCCAGCCCTATAAGCTATGGGCCGAAGCCTTCTTCATCGCGGTGCTGATCGTGATGAATCTGCGCGGCCTGAAGGAAGCGATCCAGATCCTGCTGCCCATCTTCCTCGGCTTTGTCGCCACCCACCTGATCCTCATCGTCTACGGCATCACGGCGCACGCCTCTTATCTGCCCGACCTGATGCCGACCACCATCGCCGAAACCACCAACCTGGCCGGCAGCATCGGCTGGGCCGGGGTGGCGGGCATGCTGCTGCTGGCTTACTCCCAAGGCGGCGGCACCTATACCGGCCTGGAAGCGGTGTCGAACAACGTCAACCTGCTGGCCGAGCCGCGCGTGCGCACCGGCAAAGTGACCATGATCTATATGGCCCTGTCGCTGGCGGTGACGGCGGGCGGCATCATCCTGCTGTACCTGCTGTGGGATGCGCGGCCGATGCCGGGCGAGACGCTCAATGCCTCCACCTTCAAGTCCATCATTGCCAGCATGAATCTGGGCGGCCCCTTCGTCAACCAGGTGGTGCTGGTGGTGGTGCTGGCCTTCGAGGCCGGCCTGCTGTTTGTGGCGGCCAATACCGGCTTCCTGGGCGGCCCCTCGGTGCTGTCGAATATGGCGGCCGACTCCTGGGTGCCGCACAAATTCCGCTACCTCTCCACCCGCCTGGTGACGCAGAACGGCATCCTGGTCATGGGCCTGGCGGCGCTGGCCATCCTGTTCTGGACCGGCGGCAGCGTGACCCTGCTGGTGGTGCTGTATTCGATTTCGGTGTTCCTGACCTTCGCCATTTCCCTGTTCGGCCTGTGCCTGTACTGGGCGCGCAACCGCAAGCGCGACACGCCCTGGCTGCGCCGCCTGCTGCTCTCGCTGCTGGGTTTCGTGATCTGCGCCGGCATTCTCGCCATCCTGCTGGTGGAGCGCTTTGCCGAAGGCGGCTGGGCCACGGTGGTGATCATCGGCGCGATTGCCGCGCTGTGCTTCGTGATCCGCCGCCATTACCGCGAAACCAAGCGCGCCATCCATTCCGTGGACGAAGTGTTTGCCACCCAGCCTTTCGGCCCGAACCGCGAAGCGGTGGAGCCGGACCCGGACAACCAGACCGCCGTCTTCATCGTCGGCACCTCGCGCGGCGGCGGCCTGCATGCGCTGCTGTGGGTGCAGCGCATGTTCCCGGCCCACTTCAAGAACTTCCTGTTCGTGAACGCGCGCACCGTCGATTCGCATGCCTACGGCGGCATCGGCGCCATGGACCAGATGCGCGAGGAGGCGGCCGAAACGCTGGAGTACTTCGTCGATTTCTGCCACAGCCACAGCATGGCTGCCTCCTCCTACCTGGGCTTCGGCACCGATGCGGTGGACGAGGTGACGCGCCTGTGCGAACAGATCAGCGAAGAATTCCCCAACGCGATCTTCTTCACCAGCAAACTGATTTTTGCCAAGGACAACTGGCTCACGCGCCTGCTGCACAACCAGGCCGCGCTCGCCGTGCAGCGCCGCCTGCACCTGGAAGGTTTGCAGATGGTGATCCTGCCGATGAAGGTCTGA
- a CDS encoding AAA family ATPase produces MFNFYKLQLALKNTWVRVALLLLTGALVAWAALGHEAVQDSSPVLRSQDISEITTLVAQREKLDYLLIARPLSEAPRYIYKFKNEATLHVVKVPSTSHLSLEREVLLRNGLPYAIAKDEYLASHKAVLQDEGGALAGGGEFLRRHAFDILVLAVVLFLLKAGLPGMGQSASVISPDKLKGSMDDLIGMDDIKQEVLHLEDMIRNRAVYKSHNIDKPFNVMLTGPAGTGKTKLAGYLAKRLNYPLIQASGSALESGYIGGGSKALNALYRKACARGNCIIFLDEAQALFMPRGRGEKKWEDDTANTLLGLLDGVKSEEGKGVIWVVASNFDDASTQMDEAMLRRFSVKINFRLPNKTERQALLRSFLQRKEEGCVDWNDLDLNQVAEITNNLSPALLETVVERASMISIQEKAVINTDLLFRAFERATIGLTDRATTAEKTRQRERIALHELGHFFMQIDPYLRAGLSLAEVKEKSHLLKISTESVSKLNALGYVLSAGDDMSLRTLEEMERDVMQLYGGVAAEELFYGARGISVGSQNDIQKATSMLDTMVNRLSMYSRSKLDYSQFKSESGAEHTLGQVEAKADELYSHTLQAIGDYRAVMDSIKDVLLERYVLSKDAVFALLEERLDLAALQPLPPQSALLAHAA; encoded by the coding sequence ATGTTTAATTTCTACAAACTTCAGCTGGCGCTTAAAAATACCTGGGTGCGCGTCGCCCTGCTGCTGCTCACCGGCGCCCTGGTGGCCTGGGCCGCCCTCGGCCACGAGGCCGTGCAGGACAGCAGCCCCGTGCTGCGCTCGCAGGATATCTCCGAGATCACTACCCTGGTGGCCCAGCGCGAAAAGCTCGACTATCTGCTGATCGCGCGCCCGCTGTCGGAAGCGCCGCGCTATATCTACAAATTCAAGAATGAAGCCACCCTGCATGTGGTGAAAGTGCCCAGCACCTCGCATCTGAGCCTGGAACGCGAAGTCCTGCTGCGCAACGGCCTGCCGTACGCGATCGCCAAGGACGAGTACCTGGCCTCGCACAAGGCCGTGCTGCAGGACGAGGGCGGCGCCCTGGCCGGCGGCGGCGAATTCCTGCGCCGCCACGCCTTCGATATCCTCGTGCTGGCCGTGGTGCTGTTCCTGCTCAAAGCCGGCCTGCCCGGCATGGGCCAGTCGGCCAGCGTGATCTCGCCCGACAAGCTGAAAGGCAGCATGGACGACCTGATCGGCATGGACGATATCAAGCAGGAAGTGCTGCACCTGGAAGACATGATCCGCAACCGCGCCGTCTACAAATCGCACAATATCGACAAGCCGTTCAACGTGATGCTGACCGGTCCCGCCGGCACCGGCAAGACCAAGCTGGCCGGCTATCTGGCCAAGCGCCTCAACTACCCGCTGATCCAGGCCTCCGGCTCGGCGCTGGAATCGGGCTATATCGGCGGCGGCTCCAAGGCGCTGAACGCACTGTACCGCAAGGCCTGCGCGCGCGGCAACTGCATTATCTTCCTGGACGAGGCCCAGGCCCTGTTCATGCCGCGTGGCCGCGGCGAAAAGAAATGGGAAGACGATACCGCCAACACCCTGCTTGGCCTGCTGGATGGCGTGAAAAGCGAGGAAGGCAAGGGCGTGATCTGGGTGGTTGCCTCCAACTTCGACGACGCCTCGACGCAGATGGACGAAGCCATGCTGCGCCGCTTCTCGGTGAAGATCAATTTCCGCCTGCCCAACAAGACCGAACGCCAGGCGCTGCTGCGCTCCTTCCTGCAGCGCAAGGAAGAAGGCTGCGTCGACTGGAACGATCTGGACCTGAACCAGGTGGCCGAAATCACCAACAACCTCAGTCCCGCCCTGCTGGAGACGGTGGTGGAGCGCGCCTCCATGATCTCGATCCAGGAAAAGGCCGTGATCAATACCGATCTGCTGTTCCGCGCCTTCGAACGCGCCACTATCGGCCTGACCGACCGCGCCACCACGGCGGAAAAGACGCGCCAGCGCGAACGCATCGCCTTGCACGAGCTGGGCCACTTCTTCATGCAGATCGATCCGTATCTGCGCGCCGGCCTGAGCCTGGCCGAGGTGAAAGAGAAATCGCATCTGCTGAAGATCAGCACGGAGTCGGTCTCCAAGCTCAATGCGCTGGGCTATGTGCTGTCGGCCGGCGACGATATGTCCTTGCGCACGCTGGAGGAAATGGAGCGCGACGTGATGCAGCTGTACGGCGGCGTCGCGGCCGAAGAGCTGTTCTATGGCGCGCGCGGCATCTCGGTCGGCAGCCAGAACGATATCCAGAAGGCGACCTCGATGCTCGACACCATGGTCAACCGCCTCTCCATGTATTCGCGCTCCAAGCTCGATTACAGCCAGTTCAAGAGCGAGAGCGGGGCCGAGCACACGCTGGGCCAGGTGGAAGCCAAGGCCGATGAGCTGTACAGCCACACCCTGCAGGCCATCGGCGATTACCGCGCCGTCATGGATTCGATCAAGGATGTGCTGCTGGAGCGCTATGTGCTGTCCAAGGACGCCGTCTTCGCCCTGCTGGAAGAGCGCCTCGACCTTGCGGCCCTGCAGCCGCTGCCGCCGCAGTCTGCGCTGCTGGCGCACGCCGCCTAG
- a CDS encoding type B 50S ribosomal protein L31, which produces MKAEIHPDYREVLFVDVSCDFKFITRSTIQTRETATHDGKEYPLVKIEVSAESHPFYTGQHKIVDTAGRVEKFRQKFGKVGSKTAVAAG; this is translated from the coding sequence ATGAAAGCCGAAATCCATCCAGATTACCGTGAAGTCCTGTTCGTTGACGTGTCCTGCGACTTCAAATTCATCACCCGTTCGACCATCCAGACCCGCGAAACCGCTACCCACGACGGTAAAGAGTATCCGCTGGTGAAGATCGAGGTGTCCGCTGAATCGCACCCGTTCTACACCGGTCAACACAAGATCGTCGACACCGCCGGCCGCGTGGAAAAATTCCGCCAGAAGTTCGGCAAAGTCGGTTCCAAAACCGCCGTTGCAGCAGGCTAA
- a CDS encoding LysR family transcriptional regulator: MKTEDRFAEISAFVATVRHQSFALAAQAMTLSASAVSRRVSALEARLGVRLLTRTTRSLRLTEAGEHYYADCRRLLAEMDAADQSLRDAAGAVSGRLKLALPVSYGHLHVLPTLPGFMQQYPEVELDVSLSDRYVNIVEENVDLAVRIGKLVDSSLVAKRLRADVRRICATPAYLAEHGTPATPAELTQHRVLQFSLSPIGDVWQLTRRGKTESVKVRPRLWGDSAQLTHAAALAGQGIAIVPAFLAAADIAEGRLQVVLPEWKFAPTGIWAVYPGGRHLPLKVRKLIAYLEQHLPVCPYDLDD, from the coding sequence ATGAAAACGGAAGACCGCTTTGCCGAAATCTCGGCCTTTGTCGCCACGGTCCGGCACCAGAGCTTTGCGCTGGCGGCGCAGGCCATGACCTTGTCCGCCTCGGCGGTGAGCCGGCGCGTGTCGGCGCTGGAGGCGCGCCTGGGCGTACGCCTGCTGACGCGCACCACGCGCAGCCTGCGCCTGACCGAGGCGGGCGAGCACTATTACGCCGACTGCCGCCGCCTGCTGGCGGAGATGGACGCGGCCGACCAGTCGCTGCGCGATGCAGCCGGCGCCGTGAGCGGCCGCCTCAAGCTGGCGCTGCCGGTCAGCTATGGCCACCTGCATGTGCTGCCCACGCTGCCCGGCTTCATGCAGCAGTATCCCGAGGTGGAACTCGATGTCTCGCTGTCCGACCGTTATGTGAATATCGTGGAGGAGAATGTGGACCTGGCGGTGCGCATCGGCAAACTGGTCGATTCCAGCCTGGTGGCCAAGCGCCTGCGCGCCGACGTGAGGCGCATCTGCGCCACGCCGGCCTATCTGGCCGAACATGGCACACCGGCCACGCCGGCTGAACTGACCCAGCACCGTGTGCTGCAATTTTCGCTGTCGCCCATCGGCGATGTGTGGCAGCTGACGCGGCGCGGCAAGACCGAATCGGTGAAGGTCAGACCGCGCCTATGGGGCGACAGCGCGCAGCTGACCCATGCCGCCGCGCTGGCGGGTCAAGGCATCGCCATCGTGCCGGCTTTTCTGGCGGCGGCCGATATTGCCGAAGGGCGTCTGCAGGTGGTCCTGCCGGAATGGAAATTCGCGCCGACCGGGATCTGGGCGGTGTATCCCGGCGGACGCCATCTGCCGCTGAAGGTGAGGAAGCTGATCGCTTATCTGGAACAGCACCTGCCGGTCTGCCCCTACGATCTGGACGACTGA
- the rho gene encoding transcription termination factor Rho, giving the protein MHLSELKAMHVSALLEMAIGLDIDNAARLRKQELMFAILKKRAKAGEQIFGDGALEVLPDGFGFLRSPDASYMASTDDIYISPSQIRRFNLHTGDSIEGEVRTPKDGERYFALVKVDKVNGESPEASKHRILFENLTPLHPQEPLRLEREMNGAENITGRIIDLISPIGKGQRGLLVASPKSGKSVMLQHIAHAITANHPDVTLIVLLIDERPEEVTEMQRSVRGEVVASTFDEPATRHVQVAEMVLEKAKRLVEMKKDVVILLDSITRLARAYNTVIPASGKVLTGGVDANALQRPKRFFGAARNVEEGGSLTIVATALIETGSRMDDVIYEEFKGTGNMEVHLERRLAEKRVYPSINLNKSGTRREELLIKPDQLQKIWILRKLLYSMDEIEAMEFILDKMKSTKTNLEFFDLMRRGG; this is encoded by the coding sequence ATGCATCTATCTGAACTTAAGGCTATGCACGTTTCCGCCTTGCTGGAAATGGCCATTGGTCTTGACATCGACAATGCGGCTCGCCTGCGCAAGCAGGAACTGATGTTCGCAATCCTGAAGAAACGCGCCAAAGCCGGCGAGCAGATTTTCGGCGACGGCGCCCTGGAAGTGCTGCCGGACGGCTTCGGCTTCCTGCGCTCGCCCGACGCCAGCTACATGGCCTCGACCGACGACATCTACATCTCCCCCTCCCAGATCCGCCGCTTCAATCTGCACACCGGCGACTCGATCGAGGGCGAGGTGCGTACTCCCAAGGATGGCGAACGCTATTTCGCCCTGGTCAAGGTAGACAAGGTCAACGGCGAATCGCCGGAAGCCTCGAAGCACCGCATTCTGTTTGAGAACCTGACGCCGCTGCACCCGCAGGAACCGCTGCGCCTGGAGCGCGAGATGAACGGCGCCGAGAACATCACCGGCCGCATCATCGACCTGATTTCGCCGATCGGCAAAGGCCAGCGCGGCCTGCTGGTCGCGTCGCCGAAGTCCGGCAAATCCGTGATGCTGCAGCATATCGCCCACGCCATCACCGCCAATCACCCCGACGTCACCCTGATCGTGCTGCTGATCGACGAACGTCCGGAAGAGGTGACGGAGATGCAGCGCTCGGTGCGCGGCGAAGTGGTGGCCTCCACCTTCGACGAACCGGCCACCCGCCACGTGCAGGTTGCCGAGATGGTGCTGGAAAAAGCCAAGCGCCTGGTCGAAATGAAAAAAGACGTGGTCATCCTGCTGGACTCGATCACCCGTCTGGCGCGCGCCTACAACACCGTGATCCCGGCTTCCGGCAAGGTGCTGACCGGCGGTGTCGACGCCAACGCCCTGCAGCGTCCGAAGCGCTTCTTCGGCGCCGCGCGTAATGTGGAAGAAGGCGGCTCGCTGACCATCGTCGCCACCGCGCTGATCGAAACCGGTTCGCGCATGGACGATGTGATTTACGAGGAATTCAAGGGTACCGGCAATATGGAGGTGCACCTGGAGCGCCGCCTGGCCGAGAAACGCGTCTACCCGTCGATCAACTTGAACAAATCGGGCACCCGCCGCGAAGAGCTGCTGATCAAGCCGGACCAGCTGCAGAAGATCTGGATCCTGCGCAAGCTGCTGTACTCGATGGACGAGATCGAAGCGATGGAGTTCATCCTCGACAAGATGAAGTCGACGAAGACCAATCTGGAATTCTTCGACCTGATGCGCCGCGGCGGCTGA
- the trxA gene encoding thioredoxin TrxA, with amino-acid sequence MSENIKHITDASFEADVLKADRPVLVDFWAEWCGPCKSIAPMLEEVAKEYDGKLTIAKMDVDSNQSVPAKFGIRGIPTLMLFAGGVMKAQKVGAMAKGQLTSFIDSNL; translated from the coding sequence ATGAGCGAAAACATCAAACATATTACCGACGCGTCCTTCGAAGCCGACGTGCTGAAAGCCGACCGCCCCGTGCTGGTGGACTTCTGGGCCGAATGGTGCGGTCCGTGCAAGAGCATCGCGCCGATGCTGGAAGAAGTGGCCAAGGAATACGATGGCAAGCTGACCATCGCCAAGATGGATGTGGACAGCAACCAGTCCGTGCCGGCCAAATTCGGCATCCGCGGCATTCCGACCCTGATGCTGTTCGCCGGTGGCGTCATGAAGGCACAAAAAGTCGGCGCCATGGCAAAAGGCCAGCTGACCTCTTTCATTGACAGCAATCTTTGA